One stretch of Euphorbia lathyris chromosome 7, ddEupLath1.1, whole genome shotgun sequence DNA includes these proteins:
- the LOC136235019 gene encoding small ribosomal subunit protein uS14z/uS14y/uS14x gives MGHSNVWNSHPKNYGPGSRACRVCGNPHGIIRKYGLMCCRQCFRSNAKEIGFIKYR, from the exons ATGGGGCATTCTAATGTCTGGAACTCTCATCCTAAAAACTACGGTCCCGGTTCTCGTGCTTG CCGGGTGTGTGGAAATCCTCATGGGATTATAAGGAAGTATGGGCTGATGTGCTGCAGGCAGTGCTTCCGCAGCAACGCCAAGGAAATTGGATTTATCAAG TATCGTTAA